The Solanum stenotomum isolate F172 unplaced genomic scaffold, ASM1918654v1 scaffold37276, whole genome shotgun sequence genomic sequence GTTCAAGTACCTGGCGAGGAGTGGCCCTATTTTCAGGGTTGCAGTCAGGACTTATCCCAATTCCTTGCAATCCCAAACGACCAGCTGGAAATGCACAAATGCGCACCTGGATACAACCAATCAGTTATCAACTACCCCCAGGAATCATATGAACAGAAATCAATATCCCGACAAGTCACCGATGTTTCTATTGTAGAACGAGCAAgtaaaaaacttaattttttagcaCCCAAGCTTGTTGTACCTTGGTGATTGAAATGGGTGTTAACATAGGAGACCAGGGTTCATGTTGCAgtggaaacaaaaaaagaacacAAGGTGATTACTTCCCATGCCTAAACCTTGGAGGTATAGTTACTCGGTACATGTGCCCGTATGAGGTAGCAAGTACCAATGGAATAATTGAGGTGTGCAAAAGTTGGCCCGAATACCACCATTAcaaaaagaaatcatgaacaGTTGCAAATAAATACTGGAAAATGTAACAGGGGAGGAAAAGCAACAAGATGAAACTGGGAAAATACAGTATCGGCACAGACagcaaaaggaaaaaacaagaaGGAAATGAAGTTTGTGCAGAAGACTAAAGACAAGTAGGTTACATATCAAACATGCAGATAAAATCTTAAGAATTAAAGGTAATCAGCAACCAAGGGAGATTTGCAAATTTGCTGCTAATAGTTTTAGGCTACATTAGAAGAGATGAGGACAGGGAAAATGCATTCTGATTTCAGGTAACTTATTAAACAGGAAAGACTACTAATTTGCAGTAGATCATAAATGTGTATATTAGCAACTCCCAACTAATTCCAGAGCTGCACACAAGGCTTCAGTTGACAGCTAGTTATCAGATGACTTGATGGGTTGGGTTGAGTCAATTACATAAATGTATGGGTCATATAAGTATCTCTAAATGGGTTGGATTGAGTAAGCGTCACTCTCTACAATATAGAGTGAAGTCAGGTGAACAGACGAGGTTTTCAgagaccccccccccccccctcctttttttctttttaagagcTTCTCGTCAAAGTCAGGAGGCAGCATTTTTCTTAGAATTGCAAATCAGTGACTATGAAATGCTTTTCCTCTTCAAATTATTTCAATGCACAGGACATACAACAGCAAAATCAACCTACAACTAGCATCCACAAATGACAGAGGACTATTTGACTAATTTCTTAACAAGTTACCGTCTGAGCAGCAGATGTCGGCGGCATAAACAGTGTCAGCCCCCCATCAATACACAGTCTATTCCTGAAAAACGTGGCTGGTCTTGGAGCAAGATATCTGTGATTCATGATACTTTGAAGGTTTAGATTAAAGCTTGAGCTAAAAGAGAAGCTAATAAAGCCAGAAAGAATGTGTACCCTGGGATAAACGAAGAAGTAAAGACAGCGTTGATAAGATCTTCCTTTGAATCAAACTGATCAACCAATAAGCCTCTGGGCCTCCAAAGTATCTGTGTTACAGCAACTGGGATGAAATGACTACATTATTCTCAACTCAGAGAAACCATATTATATTTCGGAACAGCTTCAAATATCAGCTAGGATGAACAAAGTTTATCAACACTTACCACGAACTCTTCCATTGCATCTAATATGAGCATCATCTGGAAGAAATCTCTCAAGAACTTCTCTAAGAACAGCCTGGTACACAATGACATTTTTAGATGTTTAACATTTAAATACCAAAAACGCTAAATACAAGTCTTCAAGAACAATACTCTAGAAAATCTCAATGACACAAATAAAGCATTTAACCACATAAGGTATTTTCCAGTGAGATAGAAAATCTGCAATCTGTCTCCAAATAAGAGATTGCAATTTTCAGTGGACAAATCAAGTCATGATTAAAATTGCTACACACTTGTTACTTTTAAGTTTTTTACTCTTATATACCCAATTCATACACTTTGATTGAGCCAAACACATTAAAAAGTTTCAATTGATCTATGCTATTCTTACAAAAGACTGATTTATAGCTGCCCTGCTTGTGGGaatacactaggtatgttgttgttgttgttgttgtactatGATTTATAGCTTAAATCTGTTTCATAGAATTTGACTGAGAGCAATCCTATCAATTGTAAACATAATTATGAATGGGTATGATTTTTATAGCTTGCACAATTAAGAAATTCTGTTATGACACTTACCCCAAGGCGAAATGCTGTCCCTTTGAGCCGACAATCTTGAGCTAATATTTTAGTAGCATCTAGAGCCTCTTGCATACTGGCACCAGAAGCAACCACTGCACAGACAATTGCACCAGCAGAAGAACCAGCTAGTGGTGTTGTCTCCTGGGAAAGAAGAAATATGTCGGACTGTGAAAAGACATCTTTGTAATCCTTTGTAACCAAAGAAAAAGAACATTCAACCAAGACCCTCCGACCAGTAGGTAAGTGGTTTAATGTACAGTATTAACTTTGTTAACTTGTTGACCTTACACTCATGGTTGGAGTGTTGTTacatattgtttcataatgtatcgtaTTACACATTATTAGTATGTTGTatgtatcgtattgtattgtttaGATGAATACAACGTTTGAATAGATCAGACAATTTCCAATCGTTACATAATCTCACACATCAGCAATTTGAAGATAAACTTACAAGAAAAGTACGGTACAAAATGGAGCTACTATATAAAAAGTTAAGGTAGGGTAAAGGATAAAGTAGAATTATAAGATAATAAGTAAAGATTAAGTGAGGAAAAAGAATAAGGAAACAGACTCGATCACAACAAATTGATGGTTACACAAAATGGGACTTTTCATCGTTACGTAACGATGGATTTAACagattatatttaaactaacaacacAATACAATAGGTAATAACCATCCAAACTAGTTGTAATCCTCTCACACGATAAGCTTATTAGCAAATCAAGATGCTTGAATAATCAGGGGAAAAGCTCAATAAAACTACAGAAGGTCGGTCCATAGCAACCTTAAATTCTCAAAGAAGTAGATGAACCAAGTTAAAATAAAGAGCATAGTAGTCTCAAAGTAAATGAAGAGTATGTCAAACCTTGATATATCCCTTCTCAATGAGAAGCTTAGCAACCCCAAGATGATAGGGAAACAAAAGCCCAGCAGCAGAGAAGCTAAACCCAGGGCTAGTCACCGTTTTCAGGCTCTTCTCAGCTTCCACATCCTTCTCCGTCTGTTCCCACACAACCTCCGGCTGAACAGGGTCCTCAACCACCGACGCTATCCCTTCCTTCCTCCTTTTCAGAAAGTAAGACTCACTCTCTTCATCATCCTTGAACATAGTCACACCCGCCGGCTCCTCATTCCACCCATTAACTAAACTATTTCCACGCCTCAACACTCGTGAAGCAATCCCAAGGAAAAGCTCGCCGGTCGCCACCGCAAACGACTTCTTCTCATCCCCCACAGGCGGAGTAGGCAACGGCGGTTCTCTGATGGTGGGTGGTTGTTTTGCATTGGAGTTCGGAGGGGGTGGGTTAGATTTAGCGGAGAAAGTGAGGGTACGAAGTGGAAAAACAAGATGGGGattagatttagggtttataggAGGGCGAAAAGGACGAGGGTTTGAGAGGAAAAGGGAAGATAGTGAAGCAGCCATTGATTTGTTAGGttgagaggaagaagaagaagaagtagaggAAGAAGGTGTTTGATGGGTAAaatttttcatatgtatttgtatgtcTTTCGTCCATGCGTAGATGCTCTGTTTTTGTATACTGATTTTCCTTCTACTCTGTAAAATTGTTAGCTTTTGGAACATGAAACTCAGTTGATTTTTCGTGGAAAACGAACTACTCATTTGGATTTTGTTCTTTGCTCCATTGTTGAGTTTGGAGAGAATGATTAGTTGAGTTTCCAATCcaagattcttcttcttttctttgtctTAACAATTACTAGTACCACTGTTTTAAATGGCGGGTTGGTGCGTAAGTATCATGGATCTA encodes the following:
- the LOC125852575 gene encoding uncharacterized protein LOC125852575, whose product is MSSSFSTKNQLSFMFQKLTILQSRRKISIQKQSIYAWTKDIQIHMKNFTHQTPSSSTSSSSSSQPNKSMAASLSSLFLSNPRPFRPPINPKSNPHLVFPLRTLTFSAKSNPPPPNSNAKQPPTIREPPLPTPPVGDEKKSFAVATGELFLGIASRVLRRGNSLVNGWNEEPAGVTMFKDDEESESYFLKRRKEGIASVVEDPVQPEVVWEQTEKDVEAEKSLKTVTSPGFSFSAAGLLFPYHLGVAKLLIEKGYIKETTPLAGSSAGAIVCAVVASGASMQEALDATKILAQDCRLKGTAFRLGAVLREVLERFLPDDAHIRCNGRVRVAVTQILWRPRGLLVDQFDSKEDLINAVFTSSFIPGYLAPRPATFFRNRLCIDGGLTLFMPPTSAAQTVRICAFPAGRLGLQGIGISPDCNPENRATPRQLLNWALEPAEDDILDKLFEQGYADAAVWAQENPVEDLIRDDDSSSIGSSLVQ